The DNA sequence AATGTAtccaattataataatagaaatgcatgcgaaaaaataaacatgaGTTTAAACCAGAATACACTTTGTAATTATCATGAGGATACAAACAAATTAATGGTTTCAATACTTCAAAACATTCGTTTTTATAGTAACAAAgtttataatgatatatttttaaatatcgaTAGTtacaagaaaaagaaaatgaatgaaataaatatatatttattaaaattacgaaccaaaaattataatgattttttatataatttaaataaattttatgaagTTATCCTTAGTATGATAAATTCTTATTatgtatgtaaatataattcttccattatatataatatatgtgttgTTACAAGAaatctattattattacttccattaggtatatatatattttatattataaaaacatgtATGTATTGTAcgtttaaattaatattaaccAAACCTATAATAGTAACGGATAAAACATggttctttttattatatttttataaattgctttttgaaaaattatatgaatattttaaattgtattttatatatcctatgaaaaatgaagaagaaaataaaaatattacatctCTTGGAATAATACTctcttttataaatatatttaatgaaacCATATCTCAGTATTCAAAAATTAGAGTTATATctagaaataaaaagaaggaaGAAATCATTGCATACCCTTTATATGAATCTTTAAAGCCtttcttatttataaattattttcagcATCtagtaaaattaaattatatccAAACGCATACTACTGAAGAAATGGTTATACTCGATCATATGGATAGTCGTACTAGTACCTACGAAAAAGTGCACgaagaaaagaataataatggGACCATTGAACAAAAGCATAGTAATTACGATTTTGATAAggacttttattattacaacaaatatgataataatgaacataatgaagataataatggtggttataataataaatcctccatacattattataaccattcattttattataatatcgCAGAGAATAATCCAAATGATTTACATGTATTTTCCAAATGTGCAGATATTTTATCGtgtgaaaaaaagaataaaaaaaaaaaaaaaaaaaatcacgATGTAAATAACCATGTAAATCACGATGTAAATGCAGATGACGATTTAGATGAAGATATGACATGGatgtatgaaaataatataagtacATACAacgataaagataaaaatattgcatttttatatgaagaaaataaatatagtgATTCACATAATATAgggaatataaaatatattaataataatatatatgaaaatgatgatgataataataataataataataatacgtataaagaaaaaaaggattCAAATATTTTACTAGGTACACAAGATaattatgtttataaaagaaaactGGAAGATGAATTAATACTTTCTATAaagataaatttattatattctatacataatttaattaaaatgttttcacatgtatatataaatgattggaataaagtattatattattataatgaaccTATACATAAGTATAttcctatatatatgtatataatttactaTGATAAGAATCAAAAAATAAGGACTAATGCTATACTATGTTTAAAATATCTATTTGAAtgtaaacaaataaaatacatatttatgttaaaaaaagacaaaaatgaaaaatttgaAGTAATGGAAAATATCGATCCTAAGGATAATACTATAAACGATGAAGCTAATAAAAAATGCACAACAAATTATCCTAGCACAGAACAGATTAATAATACAACAACGGCAACGATAAGAGCAACAAATGTTATTATGAAcaagaataaaaattacaataataatgataataataataataatgataataataataataatgataataataataataatgataataataataaaagtatcCTTTTGGAaggtacatataatatactatCTCCTATGTATAACAACCGACGTGTcacacaaaataataattcatattttgaAGATATTACAAATGCACATAATAATGATTCGTCTATTAAAATGAtgtatgatgaaaatatttttaattcgaTATCTATAGAAATGGACGCCgcagaaaaaaatataagaaacaATATGAATACATCTATCATATCTCAACATTTAACAAATAAcatgaacaataataacaatattaatgGTTGTGGTTCCAAAAATTTTGCACTAAATTCACAAGATGATCAAAATGGAAATATCATTtcttatgataattataatatttataacaatatGTTACTTTTaaattctaaaaaaaaagatcatatatattttttttcaaatgtcATATgcgatataaataatataaataataatgtaaataataatgtaaataataataataataattgtaaaatgaatatgaccgaatcaaatataatttttatcatttctaATTTAACCAAACTTATTATTATGACATAcctagaaaataataaaaacggTTTACACTCGTCTATAGATAGACTAAATATCTATCGCTTCTTTTTAAGAGTAGCTCAATCCATATCTATGACAAagtataaagatatattatctataattatgaaaatattctttttttatttgctaaaatatgttatttattttaatcatGGTGATGTATTCTATTCTTGTATACATAAAATGCTTcataataaaaggaaaaagaaaattcacGCAAACGAAAATGGTGACACAAACAAAAATGGTGACACAAACGAAAATGGTGACACAAACGAAAATGGTGACACAAACAAAAATGGTGACACAAACAAAAATGGTGACACAAACGAAAATGGTGACACAAACGAAAATGGTGACACAAACAAAAATGGTGACACAAACAAAAATGGTGACACAAACAAAAATGGTGACACAAACAAAGGTTGTGATACAAACAAAGGTTGTGATACAAACAACGGTTGTGGTAGTAGTACAgagaattattataacaataaaaattctGTGCAAAACTATTTTACAATAAATGACGAGTTTCATATGGAtccttttctttataatgatgataacatTAATGAActtgatttttttataaatgaaaagaataaaaaaaaacatatgaacgataaatataataagaataaacaTTCAACATcaaataacataaatgaaAACGAGTTTCATAATTTAGATTCTATAGAAGACGATGAACGTATTTTCATCTCcctaaataattatttaaaaaattttaagttTTCTGATGATAGTGATCATGTGGATGAAAAGCATATGGATGATACATCAGATGAcgagaataataatatcaagaCAAATTATTGCATAGacgaaaaaacaaatatggtaaaaataaataatgatatctCTTATAATTATGTTGATATGAAAAGAGGAGAGCAAACTAATAGtaatgatgaatataaaaaaaaaaattcttattatataaaaaatggggatatggaaaatatgaatacaaataatgatacaaataatgatacaaataataatgctaattttaatttatataatgaacaaataaacaaaacggagggaagaaaaaataaaaataaattaaaatcgttagaatatatatcctgtgattgttataatatattaggtaataataataaagaggaATTATTAGACATATTGAAGATGGAAAAGgacttgaaaaaaaaaaataaaacaatgaaaatgaatacacaagataatataaatcatatgaatgatatgaatggtataaataatataaataataataataataatggcaATAGTAATAATTCCTTTTATgatgttaattttttatataaaaatatcgaTCATCTAGATAGAAATCAATTTTCTAGTAAAGAATCATACGaacttttaataaatattctttattcAAATGAATATTCgaaaaattcaaaatatatatgtacaattactgttattattaatatattttctatctTGTTATGTGAATATAACGAAGATGTATTTCATTTCTTATGTTCTAATATTTATggtaaaaatgtaaatgaaTATTTGAATGAACACATTATTCAGTGTCCACAAATTAAACAACATtatgtgtataatatatcCTTTGCTcaacttatttattttatgttgatatttttatacaaaatatttttccaaCCTATAAAAACCACAGATACTATGTTAAGCGATGTACcgaataatgatatattaaacaatgatatattaaataaggatatattaaacaatgatatattaaacaatgatatattaaacaatgatatattaaacaatgatatattaaataaactCCCCTTTGACATTCCACAAGTTAGCAACAACCTTGGACCTACTACTcagaagaatataaattatatgaatgataaaaatatgatggATGAAAAATTTTTGGAAGACGAAAATTTGTTTAAAAATGTAGAACATgtacaaaataaagaaaataataatagtagtaataataataatagtagtaataataataatagtagtagtaatataaaaaatgaaacgaAAAAACAACCACTTAATTTTTACAACgaattatatgataattatatattatcatatatacaaACCGATAATGTAGATcgaaataatatacatactttcgataaaaataattctatACCATATGATGTAcagatatttaaaaatatatttttagttTTTCAAAAAACATTAAAGTATTATTTATTCTGTTATATGCATTGTTGGAAAGATGTAAAAGATTTATTAGAATATTTCTTACAAACAgacaatattaatataaaaattatatccataaaaattattattgacatatttacatttataaattCTTACTATGATACCcatgataataatacaaatgataatctatcaacatataatatagatgAACAcgtaaatattaataaccaAGATTATAATAAGCATCCTATGACAAAATCGGATATGAATACAGAACGTTATGACGTGTATGAAAATATGGAACCAACAAaggagaagaagaaaaataacaGCAgcaacaagaaaaaaaaaaataaaaaaataaatgaaaggaaaaataaaaaggacacacaaaataataactcggatagtaataatagtgatagtaataataataataattatagtgattgtagtaataataataataatcatagtGATGTAAAAAGTTTGAAGCATAATTTACAAACGCCCTCTTctcaaaataaaacaaatgatCCTCATCAACACACACCCCAACCccttgaagaaaataataataataataataataataatccaTATTGTAATGTAAATCAAGAGGAGAACCCAGATATAATAAACCAATGGGATAAAAGCAAATCAGATGGAAGCACATGCAGCTCTTCTCATTCCATAAGAAATATAGAAGACACATTATCAgatatatcattttcatcatcttgcgaaaaaaaaaaaaaaaaaattaataaaaataaatctgaaaaaagaattaaccGTAAAAAGTGTGATAAAAAAGATTGTCTAaaagatgatgaaaatatatcgatgaacaaaaaaaacaacgatgtaaaaacaaaacaaaaaggaaataaggttaacaaaacaaatgaaaagaacaatataaataataaaaatctgCCGAATGGAGAATATGATCATATACCTTCATACAGAAACGATTACAATGATGaacagaaaaaatatatgtttatacgTACTGTAGAAAAAGatgtaattaatttatttaaaaaatatatattaatacatatatataatataaataaaatacatgatcatgtaattaataaaagaagtaaagtgaaacatatatttttaaatactataatatgtatatctcAACTAACATATGAaggttttaaaatattaacaattcatgatatacaaaaattaacaaatatagTTTCTTCTTGTGTTCATACTATTAAATGTAATATGATCACTGCTTtgagtaaatatataattaaatatatttttacatttaataaaaagtttatacagaattatgaaaaaaaaattaatatgttatatatgaactctacaaatatatattataataatatacacacagctaataataattatgacatacaaaatgatgattataataacaataatcaTATAGACCAAAAACAAAATGGTAACGTAAATATCGTTTTAGAACAGaagaatatttttaacaATAATTTGAGTGATAACAATGAAAATGTTCAAAACAAAGAgatagaaaagaaaaatacacatattcATTTGGAAGAAAAACATTCTTttgattatgataataaatataaagatatgaTCAAAAAGttgtatattaataattacgAACAagtcaataataatatagatgataaaaatgacgTTCTTCTACatacaaaaattaataataacctttttgatttatattcattaaggAAGGTGTCAACAAACACAAAACAGGTTACAAAAgagaataaagaaaataaagaaaataaagatgtacaaaatgtacaaaatatagatactacaaatttatattatactaaCCAAATGTGTAACACAATCAAaagagataataatatagaattaGAAAACAGTGTAAACAATGTTTCTCTTTATTATGATAACGAAAATGTGTCCATATCCGACTATTCACaatataaaagtataaatagaaacaacaacaacaacaacaacaacaataataataatagtaataataataataattgttgtgataaatatttagagttgtattatttagaaaaacagaaaaatgaagagaaattatttgaattatattatatatatatctatattattttacacataataaatttttataatgacTCTTTTGtagatttaaaatattatacttaCAATTGTATATGTGAAATAGCTAGCTCCTATgtacctttttattttactcataagaatattaaaacattttcGTATTATAGTAATTATTCCGGCAAACAAAATAATCAAGATATTAACAAATTTATAGAGTTTATTAATGATCTAGACATATCTACAAATATTAATGAACTTAAATTTTACGACATACTAAATCTTGGAAGCAAGAAGGTTGAATGTGTGCAAAATATGGATCACACACAAACAAAcataaacaataatatgaagaaaaataatataaagaataataataataataatattgtatcGTGTAGTGAAGATGAGGGAAAAAATAAGAACCATAAAAATGACGAAAAcgatattattaataataataataataatgtgatAAGTGAAATGCAAGAACAAAACGATCTAACATtctattcaaataataactTGGCAAAAATGTTTTCTTCCGAAGAATTTTCATCAAAGAATATTTTCCTAATTTCATACATTGAATACATATACATCTTATTATTAatcataaaagaaaaaaagaacacAGAAAAGGATAGAGCAATATGTTGtattataagatatatagCTTTCATATGTAAAAacatcaatttttttttatttaattctatAAATACTTTGCCATCAACatttatgataaaatattatttatatttaaataatgtaatTCACAATATTGATATGTCTAATTTTTTCGTAGCTCAAAGGAAGAAGGATCCTATAGAGATGGAAACATCAGTTGATCATACggataatcataataataatgataaaaataataataattttaataataataataattttaataataataataattttaataataataataattttaataataattgtaatagTTCGATTAGTATAAGAtgtgaagaaaaagaaaaaattagtaGTGAAGGGAAGGAACACAATATATTATGCTTGTCTTCTGAGAagagaaaagaaataaatgtgGAGAATGAAGAGAATATACACACAAATAAAAGAAgcatgataaatataaataacaaaataaatccTACTTATGGGTTggatttatatgattatgataataatgttgaagaggagaaaaataataatatgaattcacataatttattatctgtaggtttttttttgaatgaaaaaaagaaatattataaattgtatcatttatttttaaatgtatatgtaaaatatgaatataaatttgAAGAGTCTAATTTTTATGAAggtgaagaaaaagaaaaaagaaaaaataataatatattacaacatgatataaatggaaaacatatattttttgaatctTATTCAGAATTAAAGGAATATGAAATACATCCTAATCCTATAATTATCGAAATGATTGATGTATTTCATtctgatatatataaatatacatccgaaaataaaaataataataataataataataatgatgatgtagATGGtgaggataataataattatgatgatcataataataataataatgttgataAAAAGATtatcttatatttattatcaatcataaaagaacatataaagaataaaataacatggaatgttttatatgctttaaaattaatatataataatttttcttttttcttttcatacaatttttataatttacacaataaaatattagataatttaatatatacctTAAGAAACACCagtgtatataaaataaaaatattatcctCGTTAGCTTTAATACATATacctttatattataatattcaaaagaataaattaaaagatatgTGGGAAgcaattttaataaatatgtcgTTTTTTGATGAACATGTAATAAATGACGGCTTGGTAATTCCAAATACTCAGGGTATACATAATGAAATGAACACAAATACAAACATAAACACAAATACAAATACAAACATAAATACAAACATAAACACAAATGCAAATACAAACAATAACATAAATACAAATGGTAGTGTGAATGATAACACAGGTATTAATAGTAACcttcaaaataataacaaagcATACAACAACAACTATATTAGCATGAGCAAAAAAACagaacataaatataaatgcaccttaaaaattaatatttgcgaattattatatatatgtatatatagatCCTATATACATGCTAATATTAATACAGACGTACAAAttggaaataataatacacacAAAATTAATTGTTATGAGgcctttaaaaaatatacacacatttttaatattaacaatgatatacatatatataacatgaatcacatttttaataatcacattatatattattctttttataacaagaaaaaggaaaaacaaTACCAACATGGtgataatatacaaaataaaatcaacataaacaataaaaatattgataatatgtataatattaataatgtggATAATTGttcaaatgataatataaagaaagaaCGTCAAAATTGTGTAAACCATATGGACaacaattattatgataataatatatgtgatcatttaaataaagaaaaaaattttaatatacatgATGAAGAAGTCTTACAATTTAGAATTTTCTTATACCATCATCTGGATAAGTATCATAAGGTGtacaaaaatttattaagtaGTAATAAAAACTCAATATTTTTGAATCTATTTATGCAGCTACATGAAGAAATAAGGCATTCTTTAAAAgggataataaataaaaaataaaataaaataaaaaatacatatgtttaaatatatgtacaaatatgtacacacacacatatatatatatatatatatatatataatcattttgtAGTATATAATCATGcgtttataaataaataatgttattatatatatatatatatatatatatttttttttttttttttttaaaatacacatatatatatttattttatttataattaaaagtgtaaaaaattaaaaactataaaagaaatattttatatataagacTTGTTAATAATTCTTTCAATTGTTTAATTGTTTATCTATTAATTATGTTCatgtttctttttgtttaacAAACAAGTTAACGTCACATGCTAATATATATGacttaatattaaaagaattattatttctaagTATATAAAAGTACCCTGAATTCCCCCAGTTGGTACCCCAACTATTTAATACTTtccaatattttataataacattattgttattattaataatattattatcaccattatcattattatcaccattatcattattattatcaccattatcattactatcaccattatctttattatcaccattatcattactatcaccattattattactatcaccattattattactatcaccattattattactatcaccattattattactatcaccattattattactatcaccattatccttattattttccttccATGTTGTTAAAATATGTTCCATGGTTTCCTTAGAgagtttattttttttaacaaaattGGGTAAAGTATCTTCTCCCCATCCTACTATTACTACAGCATGATCCACCTTATTCCATATATAAGCATTGTTTTTAGTTCCATCATACATTTTAATGAAATTTCCTAatattattccttttttatatcctATGAATTCACTTGAAGGTTCTATGGCTGCTGCTACTGGTCcattgtaataaatatatttttttaataattcttcatCCTGTATATCTAAATATTCAAATTTTGagacatttatttttacatcaCAAGAATTTgatttaaaaatatcatattcttcatcatcatcattattattatgattattattatatttttgttcatcgattaatatataatcttcatttaatccatatatatttatattttttttattatcatcttttttattaggATCTGTTTGTATTtgatatgataatattaaaaggtGATCATGATCATTATTTGTATACTCTTGATTTTTATTAGaatcattatttatgttCATAGTTATTTGCtcttttatgtttatttcgttattcttctttttttcatttttgatTTTAAAAACATCAAATTGATCAcataataaagaattatcATCTTGACTCATTAATGaactttttatttctaaatCATctgtattataatttattttttttttatacttttcaaaacatttttgtgtatataaataattttcataaGCATATTTTAaagacaaatatatatatccaccGTTACATCCTTGGTTGAATATATCACATAGTATTAATTGTTCATtactaaaaaataatgaatcgatatttttaatataattatattttattcttactctactattaataataaaagatgcTGAATTTGCATAACACGAACCACAATCTTTTTGATCAATAGCATCatctaaaatttttatataatgtcctaatctcatttttatatcttctttattattccaatcaaaattttttaagtctatatttttatctatatatttataaaataaactaTTCCTTTtctcatatttattattcctATTCATAAGTAATAAACCTTTGTTGTATTTTCGAAACACATCTTTATGTCTCCTAAGATATACCACATTTTggacattattattattatcattattatcattattatcattattatcattattatcattattatcattattatcattattattattattatcacttgAATGTGAAAGTTGATCATCTTGAGACttttgtaaattatttattattttttttttttcatcatataatttattatattcatctgCGTTTACAGATAATGGAGAAATATTCTGAACAGGAATTTTGTTGGTAGGTTGTTCAGAATGTTCTTGTACTTTTTTACCATACCAACAAAATTTGTCTATATTAAAACGACCTGAactaatataattatcattataataatcaataAGTTGAAAGAAATTCTTTTCCTTAATtatcttattataattatcatcattttgtatttcatttatattattatttcctttacttattataattttatctttcattttttttctttttggtttctttattttattatttcttaatcCAAAGAAAGTTACATTCTTTCTTATCATGTAAATatgtgatatattattacttatctctctatttttttcatcaataTTTAAAACACTTTTCTTCTCATCTTttatcatatgtatattattatttttatcatcacttCTTATGTTCTCTTCTATATTCTCTTCATATCTCATATcccatatattattatctaaggaatatttattcataacacccataattaaattattacaataaCTATATGAAACATCACCTTTCtgtttaaatttaaaaaacgAGAAATACACTTCTTTACTATCATCCTCTTTGTATACCTCTATATATAATCCttcatcatatattattttccaaTAACCACTGTATCTAGAATTAATATCTCCCTCTTCATTCAATATGTTTAATGATCTATCTTCATTAAACACGATATATCTTTTCTCCTTTTCTTCGAATCGTTCCTTCGTATCTTCATTCTCTGGGTTCAAATCAtctacaaaaatataaaatatatatataaaaaaaaatatatatataaaaatatgtatatataaaatatatatataaaaatatgtatatatatatatatatatatatatatttatttatttatatataattaaaaaaatatattacaccATGATAATCAGCGTTGTCAGGTCTTTTATATCCACATtgataatcataattattatcataattattgtCATATGCTGTcgtttcatttttctttatatctCCAGATATATTCCATACATTTCCTCCTGTTACCTTATCATTCAATATAACACCTTcaacatttttttgtttcgaattttttttttttttcaggaGACCCAAGTGAATCTCCCACTTCCCCTCCACGTGTCTGCTTAAGCAGTGAACAGGAATAtcacattttataaaattcaaaaataatatattaattaaaaataattgaaatattaaaatcatATCAGggaaa is a window from the Plasmodium falciparum 3D7 genome assembly, chromosome: 4 genome containing:
- a CDS encoding dipeptidyl aminopeptidase 3; this translates as MILIFQLFLINILFLNFIKCDIPVHCLSRHVEGKWEIHLGLLKKKKNSKQKNVEGVILNDKVTGGNVWNISGDIKKNETTAYDNNYDNNYDYQCGYKRPDNADYHDDLNPENEDTKERFEEKEKRYIVFNEDRSLNILNEEGDINSRYSGYWKIIYDEGLYIEVYKEDDSKEVYFSFFKFKQKGDVSYSYCNNLIMGVMNKYSLDNNIWDMRYEENIEENIRSDDKNNNIHMIKDEKKSVLNIDEKNREISNNISHIYMIRKNVTFFGLRNNKIKKPKRKKMKDKIIISKGNNNINEIQNDDNYNKIIKEKNFFQLIDYYNDNYISSGRFNIDKFCWYGKKVQEHSEQPTNKIPVQNISPLSVNADEYNKLYDEKKKIINNLQKSQDDQLSHSSDNNNNNDNNDNNDNNDNNDNNDNNDNNNNVQNVVYLRRHKDVFRKYNKGLLLMNRNNKYEKRNSLFYKYIDKNIDLKNFDWNNKEDIKMRLGHYIKILDDAIDQKDCGSCYANSASFIINSRVRIKYNYIKNIDSLFFSNEQLILCDIFNQGCNGGYIYLSLKYAYENYLYTQKCFEKYKKKINYNTDDLEIKSSLMSQDDNSLLCDQFDVFKIKNEKKKNNEINIKEQITMNINNDSNKNQEYTNNDHDHLLILSYQIQTDPNKKDDNKKNINIYGLNEDYILIDEQKYNNNHNNNDDDEEYDIFKSNSCDVKINVSKFEYLDIQDEELLKKYIYYNGPVAAAIEPSSEFIGYKKGIILGNFIKMYDGTKNNAYIWNKVDHAVVIVGWGEDTLPNFVKKNKLSKETMEHILTTWKENNKDNGDSNNNGDSNNNGDSNNNGDSNNNGDSNNNGDSNDNGDNKDNGDSNDNGDNNNDNGDNNDNGDNNIINNNNNVIIKYWKVLNSWGTNWGNSGYFYILRNNNSFNIKSYILACDVNLFVKQKET